Genomic segment of Pseudomonadota bacterium:
TTGTTGATTCTGATATTTCAGGATAATCTTAATGCTGTTCCCGAAGAAGCTTCAGTTGATCTAAATGCCTCCTTTCGTCAACAGTCTTTCTTAGCTCATTCGATGGTTCATCAGCATGAAGAAGCAGTACCCTTTTGCCGATTGACTGAAGATATAAAACAGCCGGGACAAAATCAGCATCATTGGTAAGTATGTATATCACGTCTACATCATGAGATTGCGTAACCATATCAACCGCCATTAGGGCATCACTATTAACGTTGTCGTACTTTTCATTGATAAGTATCAGCTTGAGGCCTGCAGATTTCATTGCATCATAAAAACTAATCTGATTATCGTCAGGTTCCGGGGCGTAAATGTTTGCTCGTAAAATTATTCCACCTTTATCCCTGATATGCTGCATCATTTTAAAAAAATCCAGGCCGAATCCCCCGTTTAGTTTCACATTGACCCAGTCTATGAAAATATTTGCCTTAAATGGTGTAGGTATTTTTGTTTCTTTGAATGTCATGGTCATCTCTCTTCATTGCAATAAAAAGGTTTTCGCAGTTTTTCTAACGGCCGGGCGGTAACTGGTGACTATTATACACAACCCTGTCACAGCATGTCCCTACCCATCCGCTGCCGTAGGAAACAAGCTTGACGCTTCTGCCGCAGTAAGGACATGTAATGGTTTCCGCGTTTGCCCTTTTCCTGTTGTTGGTGCGGTCATCCTTTAACGGAGAAATACTGCTTCTATCTTTTCCATACAGACAATCCTCTTAACCCCCTGCAGGTTCATCGTAAAATATATCAAATAAAGTTGCAAAAGTGTATACAAAATAAACTCTTGCAAAAGTACTAAAAATCGCAACTCCGCACTTGATGCGGCATCTTCTTGGACCCTGCCTTTACCCATTCGCCATCTTCTTTTCTTCTCCCTGGTTCCCCATCCCTTCAATAAATGTCAGTTCCTCAGAGGAGAACACCTTGTTAATATCGAGGATGATAATAAAATGGTCATCCCTTTTCCCCATGCCTCTGATAAACTCTGTTTTGAGCTGTATCCCTATCTTTGGTGCAGGCTCTATCTGGTCAGGCTCTAATTCAAAGACCTCCTGGACAGAATCAACGAGGGCGCCGATGATGGTCGTTTCTTCCTCAAAGGATACCTCTACAACGATGATGCATGTATCCACCGTCTTATCTGTCCGGGTCATGCCGAATTTTAATCTCATGTCAAGTACGGGGACTACACTCCCCCTTAAATTAATCACCCCTCTCATGAACTCGGGGGTTCTCGGTACTTTGGTCACCGTGGTAAACTCTAATATCTCTCTAACATGGGTAACATCTACCCCGAAGACCTCCTCCCCGAGCTGGAAGGTCAGGTATTGTCTTGTATCGATAATGGATGGTACGCTCATAGCTCCTCCCGAAATGTTAGCGTGAAGCGTAGAGCGTAGAGAAAAAACCTCCACGCTAAACGCTATCCGCTAAACGCTGCTTTTTTTAGAATTTTTCAAATTCATCATCCAGTTTGTCATGACTATTGCCAAGGTCTATTGGAATGCCTGTGTCTTTTGATCCATTACCGCCCTTAACAACATTCATAGGGTTACGGGCAATGGGGGGCAGGGGAGCCTTTTTGTCTATTGCCCGCCGGTTCGCTGCCCTGTTCTTTCCGGTCTCTTCAACCCTGAAGAAGGCGATGGTATCCTGCAGCTGTTCTGCCTGGGAAGAGAGCTCCTCTGTTGTCGATGCCATCTGCTCTGTGGCTGAGGCATTTTGCTGGATAACCTGGTCTAACTGCTGGATTGCCTTGTTGATCTGCTCTGCCCCCGTATTTTGTTCATTGCTTGCAGCATTGATTTCGCTGACAAGTTCTGCTGTTCTCTGGATGTCGGGAACAATCTTGGTGAGCATCTCACCGGCCTTTTCTGCTACTTCCACGCTGGAGGAGGAGAGTTTGTTGATCTCTGCCGCTGCGGTCTGGCTTCTCTCGGCAAGTTTTCTTACCTCTGTTGCCACCACAGCAAACCCTTTGCCGTGTTCACCTGCCCGTGCTGCCTCAATGGCGGCATTCAAGGCAAGGAGGTTGGTCTGCCGTGCGATCTCTTCTATTATTGAAATCTTGGTTGCGATCTCCTTCATCGCGGATACCGTTTCAGATACTGCCTTGCCTCCTTCCCTTGCATCCTGGGCCGCCTTCAATGCTATCTTCTCTGTCTGCTGCGCATTGTCCGCGTTCTGCCTGATGTTTGATACCATCTGTTCCATGGAGGAAGATACTTCTTCGGCTGATGCCGCCTGCTCTGTCGCGCCCTGTGACATCTGCTGGGAACCGCTGCTCATCTGCTGGCTTCCCGATGCAACATTGTCTGCTGCGGTCTTGATGTCGGTAACTACCTCCGTTAACTTCTCGATCAGTGTATTGATGCTGTTCTTAATTTCATTGAAGTCACCATTGTAATTGTCGGTGATCTTTGCAGGGACGACACCTGTACTGATCTCATTCACATATTTTGCAGCGACGTTAAGGGGTCCGATGACTGAGTCCAGGGTATCATTTACGCCCTGAACGATCTTCTGGAAGTCTCCCTGGTGTTTAGAAACGTCGGCTCGGGTAGCAAGTTTCCCTTCCACTGCTGCTTTCGAGAGCATGTTTGCATCTTCCACAAGTGCATGGATGTTTTCCTTCATAAGCAGCAGCCACTCATGAATTTGATCGTCTCCAGATGCTTTAGACATTGTTGCTGTCAGATCACCGTTGGCGATCTTGGTAACATAGGCAATCAACTCGCTCAACCAGGCATGTACGCCATTTATTGAGTCTTTCATCTTCTCGTGATCACCTTTGCAGGCGATCATAACCTTTTCCCGGAGATTTCCGCCACGAATCAACTGTAAGACACGGTTGCCTTCGCCAATGGGAATGAGAATCGCGTCCAGCATGGCGTTCACACCTTGGATTACTTCCGCATAGGCGCCTTTGAACTCTTCCGGTTTGCCACGCTCGGAGAGCATACCGTTTTGGGATGCCACGGTCAGCCGCTGGAACTCCTTTTGGAATCCCTGCAGCACGATGGCAATATTGTTGATATTCTGCTTCATCGCCTCGTGGTCGCCCCTGTATGTCTGCATGATCAGTTCGTCGATCTTGCCGTTGGAGACTTGGGCAAGGATGCGGTTGCCTTCGCCAATGGGAATGAGAATCGCGTCCAGGATATTGTTGATCCCCCTGTACAGATCTTTCCATCCTCCCGCAAACTGGTCTGCGTTGCCTCTGGTATCAAGTTTGCCCTCTTTGGAAGCTTCCACCAGAACATCAGCCTCTTTCAGCAGATTATTGGCCACATCAATCAGCTGGTTCAGGTTGTTTTTAATCTCATTAAAGTCGCCTTTGTAATCCTCGGTGATCTTCGGCGGGATATCTCCCTTACTTATTCTGTCTACATATTCTGCCGTAACGTTAATCGGTCCGACAAATGCATCACAAAGATTGTTTATGTTTTTGATCACAGCGCCATAAGCCCCTTTGTACTGGTCGGCGTTCCCGCGTGTACTGAGTTTCCCGTCAACCGTGGCCGTAATCAGTCCGCCTATCTCGGCCTCGAACTTCTGAAGCACGATGGCAATATTGTTGATATTCTGCTTCATCGCCTCGTGGTCGCCCTTGTATGTCTGCATGATCAGTTCGTCGATCTTGCCGTTGGAGACTTGGGCAAGGATGCGGTTGCCTTCGCCAATGGGAATGAGAATCGCGTCCAGGATATTGTTGATCCCCCTGTACAGGTCTTTCCATCCTCCCGCAAACTGGTCTGCGTTGCCTCTGGTATCAAGTTTGCCCTCTTTGGAAGCTTCCACCAGAACATCAGCCTCTTTCAGCAGATTATTGGCCACATCAATCAGCTGGTTCAGGTTGTTCTTAATCTCGTTAAAGTCACCCTTATAATC
This window contains:
- a CDS encoding methyl-accepting chemotaxis protein, which encodes MFRNMKIGTKLIGGFSLVALIVLIIAVMGYWGANKIGKNTEEIAGVRLPSINALGIINEAQTAIQRAERSMLIPEFFKNEKEMENQVKFAENAWKRVDKAWKIYEPLTQTKEEEKLWKQFVPAWEQWKALNNKVFALLKNGKRDEAMALSTGQAREAFNEAEKLLGEITAINEKTAAEEHKTASTATASVKTILMIAAIIGLILAIGLGIFIARMITGPIQKAVAMIRELGMGHLGMRLKMDQKDEIGIMASTMDQFADDLQNIIIGTMQKIADGDVSMEIAVKDEKDEIAPALKKIVESIRGLVVEAEMLTKATVEGKLAMRGDAKKFNGSYSDIIKGFNDTLNAIIGPLNMTAEYVDRISKGDIPPKITEDYKGDFNEIKNNLNQLIDVANNLLKEADVLVEASKEGKLDTRGNADQFAGGWKDLYRGINNILDAILIPIGEGNRILAQVSNGKIDELIMQTYKGDHEAMKQNINNIAIVLQKFEAEIGGLITATVDGKLSTRGNADQYKGAYGAVIKNINNLCDAFVGPINVTAEYVDRISKGDIPPKITEDYKGDFNEIKNNLNQLIDVANNLLKEADVLVEASKEGKLDTRGNADQFAGGWKDLYRGINNILDAILIPIGEGNRILAQVSNGKIDELIMQTYRGDHEAMKQNINNIAIVLQGFQKEFQRLTVASQNGMLSERGKPEEFKGAYAEVIQGVNAMLDAILIPIGEGNRVLQLIRGGNLREKVMIACKGDHEKMKDSINGVHAWLSELIAYVTKIANGDLTATMSKASGDDQIHEWLLLMKENIHALVEDANMLSKAAVEGKLATRADVSKHQGDFQKIVQGVNDTLDSVIGPLNVAAKYVNEISTGVVPAKITDNYNGDFNEIKNSINTLIEKLTEVVTDIKTAADNVASGSQQMSSGSQQMSQGATEQAASAEEVSSSMEQMVSNIRQNADNAQQTEKIALKAAQDAREGGKAVSETVSAMKEIATKISIIEEIARQTNLLALNAAIEAARAGEHGKGFAVVATEVRKLAERSQTAAAEINKLSSSSVEVAEKAGEMLTKIVPDIQRTAELVSEINAASNEQNTGAEQINKAIQQLDQVIQQNASATEQMASTTEELSSQAEQLQDTIAFFRVEETGKNRAANRRAIDKKAPLPPIARNPMNVVKGGNGSKDTGIPIDLGNSHDKLDDEFEKF
- a CDS encoding chemotaxis protein CheW, yielding MSVPSIIDTRQYLTFQLGEEVFGVDVTHVREILEFTTVTKVPRTPEFMRGVINLRGSVVPVLDMRLKFGMTRTDKTVDTCIIVVEVSFEEETTIIGALVDSVQEVFELEPDQIEPAPKIGIQLKTEFIRGMGKRDDHFIIILDINKVFSSEELTFIEGMGNQGEEKKMANG
- a CDS encoding NYN domain-containing protein — protein: MTFKETKIPTPFKANIFIDWVNVKLNGGFGLDFFKMMQHIRDKGGIILRANIYAPEPDDNQISFYDAMKSAGLKLILINEKYDNVNSDALMAVDMVTQSHDVDVIYILTNDADFVPAVLYLQSIGKRVLLLHADEPSNELRKTVDERRHLDQLKLLREQH